In the Candida orthopsilosis Co 90-125, chromosome 7 draft sequence genome, ATTGTCAATGCTGCCGCTGTCGTGGTCAATATGTACGAGTGGTGCAAAACAATTGGCAAGTAAAGTCCACTAACTAGCAAGAATGCCGTCAAAAATTGTCCCAGTTCTGCTAATACGTTTGTATTGGGTGTGCTAAAAGGATCGAAACTATTGAGTCTTCTTGTGACAGCCACTGGTAGATATGCCACTGAAAATATAAGTCCGATTACAATGGGAAACCAGTTGCCATATATTCCTGCTAATATGACTAGCAAGAATCCAACGGATAATATAACTGAAAGCCCAATTATCCGATTTAGTGGGTTTGTTTTGTAGTCTGTTGAGTAATCCATTATGGGTGTATACTAGTCATTGACTACAAACTGTGGgcaatttgttgaacttctggtttgttattttttctGAGGGCTATAATTAACGCTGGCTTCACACTGATATAACCTTACCATACTGCCACTGGAAGTTAAAAAGACATGGCTCAGTCAAAGCGTGAAGAAACCAAAGGATCCAAAACGAAAGGGCGTGATATTGCCAACACCATACCTCCCCCACCAGGTTTCGATTCTAAACCACTCGAACATACAAAGCAAGCTACAAAAAGGGACCACAAGGCAGACTTGAATGAATTAAAGTCAAAGAAGATATACGAGCTGGCAATCGGTCCGGCCAAGTCCATTCCAATGAATGCATTTATGAGTTACATGACAGGAAATTCACTACAAATCATTCCAGTTACAATGACAATGATGTTGCTCTGGAACCCCATCAAAGCAATCTTCAATGATCTCAATCCAACGTTTCTGAAATTAAAAACAGAAGACAACCTGCTGCTTATCttttttgccaaattggGGTTTATATTCTTTCAGTTGATGAACATGTCTATTGGTATCTACAAATTATACACAATGGGTCTCATACCACATCTGGAAGCAGATTGGCTAGCATGGTTAGAGGCGGTACCTAGTTTGGATGTATTACATAGTTGAGTGACGCATATAAATTATAAGCTAATTTGATGTCTTGTCGTAAATCTGCtgcaaattgaatttgctATATTTCCTGTAATTCTCCACCACACTCATTCCTATATTATTTTTGTAGCACTCAACAATGATTAGCTTGTCATAGTCTTTCAAGTCCACTGTATGTCCGTGGTCACGTCCTACAGTTTCGGCCACTGCTTTGATGATTGCCTCGGATGTGAGTGTGTCAAagttcttttttgaaacttgaaTGGCAAACTTTACTGGCCCTTGATCCTGTTCATGAAAAtgcttcttcaaaacaCGTCTGGATAAGTCTTTTAAATGTTCCTCTGGATTTCCAGTTGCGCTACATGAATCGCTTATTGGTGTGAGTTTCTGAGTGTTCCTAGTAGTCTTGACGCCCGAGTCATAGCACTCCTGCACATATCTTTGAACAAGTACCACTGGGTCTACCGGCTTTCTTGTTTTTATAAATACGACACActcaatatcaatatcaatcgGTTGCAAATAGCTAGCTTTGGGATTTTCGTCAGCTTCTTTTATTTCTGAAAGCTCTTGTTTAATCTTTTCctcaattgataaagaatTTGTTTCCTTCCCGCCCTCTTTATCGTCATCTTTAGCTTCATCGAGATCGAAGTATTCGGAGATCTTTTCTGAGAGCACAGTCATTAGCTCTTGGCGACATTGCTTTTCCTTCCTTCGAGGACACGTGGCATATATTCCGGCAGTATTTGGATCTAGTAGCTTTGCCCCACTCTTGAATTTCTTTCCGTTACCCTTGGAATAATGCTCACTCTTTCTCTTGCTCATTGTCTTGGGaaatttggtgatatttCCTGGatcatcatcttttgaaaaatggaaaagttTTAATGAAACACAAAGttcaataatcaacaaacaaacttGTCATTAGTACAATCCTATCCACAACGGATAGAGACGCCATTGGCCTAGAGCAGAGACTACCCAACTGCTGACTttataaaaaaatagaagTTTTCGGTTACATCACCTCACTATATGCTTGTCACCACCCcattcattttcaataatgctGACATTACCTTTGGATCTTGTACTACACATCGTTGATGTGGGTGATTTGAACATAAATGATGTATTCAATCTTTACAATGTCAACAAGTTGTTTAGGCAGAAGCTACTGCACCCATATTTTTGGAACGTGCTTTACAAGAGAGTGTTGGGAACGATATATTCACAGTTGGACATAGAAAATGACCCCCAAGATTATTATACCGCATGTCGTACCATTTACAAATGCCACCTCGAATTGGAGCACTCTATGGAACAGCTTCATGAACTGTGTTTTTCCTCGCATCTTGAGAGTACCAGCGGGGGACCGCTGATGAATTTGCCTTGGACGAGCAAACAATACAAACGATACTGTTTGGATACCAACTATCTACCCACACTACTAAGAATGCTGAAACTGGAAAACATGGatattcaaataaaatCGAAAAAAGCTCAAGCACgttttgactttttgaaGGCTTCAGTTTTGGAACATTTGCTATCAAACCAAATGTACAATATTGGCCTAAAAAATATAAGGCGCATTAATTCTCAAGAGTTGTCACCAACATCAGTTGAAAATATGCTATTCAATTTGAGCCTCCTTGAAAGCAAAAGCTATCGCCATTTTCACCACCGCAGGCgattttttaaaaaaaagCTAAAGCTCCTCGACAAGTATTTGAAAGCATACGTTGTTCAAACATACAGCACTTTGCACAATGACGTTGCCAAGCGTCAGTTCTATTTGCAGTACATTAATCAAGGCTTGCATCTTTTATTAACAAAAATGGAGCCACGAGTTAGTCGAGAGAACTCCGCGataattgaaaactttgatgtttcaaaattatacAGTGGTAAATGTAAGGCTCATCCCTATCTTTTGTTTGCAGTTGCAACTAAAATTGTATACGAAGGATGGACCCACTTTGGCCTCAAGGCGCCCAGCTCAGTTGAATCTCCTATTTGCACTCCATGGTGCGTAATTCACCAAGATGTTTATTTCGATTATGTTAACCTGAAATTAACGATTCACAAACACGAATTTGGTTTACACGATTCGCTCAATACCCATCAACTGATGACATACTTGTTCCAATTATTTGACCTTTTTCGCGAGGTTAACGGGTTGAAAACAACGGACTTTGCTAGTACCATGTCCATACgaggttttgaaaattgctGCACAGATGTGAACTTCataacaaaaataaaatttccACATCAAAGTTGGAGTACTAAATTCAAGTTTGACGAATTTGTGGAACATCTcagagaagaagatgcaCTACTCCATGAAGTAGTTCTTGAGCACGCAATTGGGGTtccaaatatcaaaaacaatgtCAACAACACGCTGCTGTATTTACGAGGGCATGTCATAAGAAAGAGACATAACAAAGCCGCAGTGATGCTTAGTGCCGATGAGCCGTTTTGCAAAGTTCTTACAGTATCgggaacaattgaaaccatAAGATCCGGCTTTGTTCGTATGTGGCTGTTTGAAAGTATACTGGAAGTTAATGCATTTATTCACATGGTAGGATTGAATTCATTGTTCAGTGTCGGGTTTCGGTTTGTCGACATAAATTTAGACGAAGGGTATATAGTCTTTGGGTCAAACCTAAATGATACTGATTTATAGATTGTGTAACAGCTGCGCTTTGATTGTGTACCCCCAAATCTAATTTGAACTATTTTGGTAGCGTTCCAATTTTATATTTGCGATGGAGTACCTATGACGTTATCACATCGAAGCTCGAATAAAAAAACGGTACAAATACCCTCAATTAGATTCGTTCCGATCATTGCCATTCTTTGCAATCCGTCAATCATAAAAAGCTAAACTATTCACTGAGACATGCTACATACTGTCAAGAAATTAACATTTcattcattgaaaagaattcaGCCTAATCTCCACATTACAAGATTCAAACACGTCTTGGGTATAGATTTGGGTACGACAAATTCTGCAGTGGCCTACGTGGGCTCGGATAAAGAGCCCCacattattgaaaatgaggAAGGAAAAAGGACGACACCATCCATTGTGGCATTTGATGACCAAAAAACTTTGGTAGGGATACCCGCAAAAAGGCAAGCCATAATAAACCCCCAGAACACCTTTTTCGCAACTAAGAGGTTGATTGGTAGAAAATTTGAAGACAGTGAAGTACAGAGGGATATCAGAAATGTACCTTATGCAATAGTACCAAACAAGCAGGGAGATGCAGTGCTAAGGACTTCCACCGGTCGTGAAATAAGTCCTTCTGAGATAGGAGGTTTAATTCTACAAAAGATGCAGCAGATTTCAGAAAAGCAATTGGGTGAATCCAACATCAACCAAGCGGTTGTTACTGTACCAGCTTATTTCAATGATAGTCAAAGACAGGCTACTAAAAACTCAGGTAAGACAGTGGGGTTGGACGTGCTTCGTGTCATAAATGAACCTACTGCGGCAGCACTTGCCTACGGCTGTGACAAATCAAGGAGAGAGGgaattgttgctgttttCGATTTTGGGGGCGGGACTTTTGACATTTCTATTTTGGATATCGAGGATGGCGTTTTTGAAGTCCGGGCAACAAATGGAAATACGCACTTGGGTGGTGAGGATGTTGAtatcattttgttgaaacgTATCATCGAAAGCTTTAAAGAAAAGTatggaattgatttgtcTAAAAACGAGCTTGCTGTGCAGAGAATACGAGAGGTTGCGGAAGATGCTAAAATTGAGTTGTCGAAAGTAAAGGAAACTGAAATTAACATTCCATTTATCTATGAGGACAAACACATCAGATTCAAATTAACGGAGGATGAACTTGATGAGATGTCGATGCCCATAATAGATCAGGTAATTGAGCCTGTCAAGAGGTGTGTGAGAGATGCAGAACTTAAATTCaaagatattgatgaaatccTTCTAGTTGGAGGCATGACTAGAATGCCCAAGATTAGGAAGGTTGTGGAAGAGCTTTTTGGTAAAAAGCCCAGTACTGCGGTTAATCCCGACGAAGCCGTAGCTCTTGGTGCCGCAATTCAAGGTGCCGTACTTTCTGGTCAAGTTAAGAATGTGGTGTTACTCGATGTCACGCCATTGTCGTTGGGAATCGAGACATATGGCGGAATTTTTAGTCCTTTGATACCAAGAAACTCGGCAGTTCCCATAAAAAAGGAGCAGATGTTCTCTACTGCAGTAGATGGACAAACTGGTGTTGAATTGCGCGTTTACCAAGGTGAGCGAATGCTTGTAAAGGACAACAAGTTGATCGGTCAATTTAAGCTCTCAAATATACCCCAAGGACCTAAAGGTACGCCACAGATTTCCGTTCAGTTTGAGATTGACGCTGATGGTATTATCAATGTCAGTGCATCAGATAAAACACCCTATCCGAAAGACTCACCTCACTATGGGAAACAAAATACTGTGTCAATACAAGTTACCGAAGTGGGATTGACTGATGCAGAAGTGGAGAAAATGATTCAGGAGAGTAACAGGAATAAAGAAGCAGACGAAGAGATGAAAAAATACTACGAGCATGCATCAAGAGCAGAGATACTATGCACAGACACGGAAGTTGCTTTAATTCAGTTTGGTGAAATGATGGAGAACCCAGAAAAGGAGAGTATCCAGAGTTATATTGACCAAATTAAAGAATGCATCAATGATATAAGAAGTAACAGGAAGCTACACGATCCTAAATTCCTCAATGACAAACTCAATGAAATGCAGAAGGAATGCATGGAAGCAATCAAAAAAGTCGCcatcaaacaacaagagCAAGAAAGTAAATAGATTATAGAGTAAGGTAAATAGTATATTATTTTAGTTACTCATCTGTATCCATTCTGTCACCCTGTGTAGATTCTTCTCCACCTTGAGTAGCTTCATCTGCAGCATtttcaccttcttcttcttcgtttCTGCTCTCATCATCACCCTCAGTTTTATTTCTATCGTTTGTTACTGAATCTAGCTTGTCTAGCCATTGCTGaacatcctcatcatcatatgAAGTGTAAGGCTGTTCTTTACCAACCACGGCGACACTCGTGTTTTTAAACGTTAATTCTACATCTTGACTTAAAGTGTCTCTCAAGGCATATAACCCATGTACAATTAGCTTCTCGATAGAGTCAGATTCCCTTATATCATCCAAGtttctttccaaatatGTACGAGCAGCTTGCGATCTAGCACCAATGGCAGCCCCGAAATATTCGAGGACGGAACCTGATGGTTGAAATTCTAATAAATGTGCACCAGTCTCGTCGTATCCAGCAATTAACAATCCCACCCCATATGGTCTAGAGCCGTAGCTTTGAGTATTTTCTTGAGCTTTATCGGCAATTGTCAATGCTGCCTTCTGTGTTTGAATCGGGCGattgaaaatcattttACACTGCATTGCTTGCTTCCTCAAGAAATTGGACAACACTCGAGCATCGGGAGCCAAACCAGCCAATGCAACCCCCATATGGTCGTctattttgataattttcttttggtaCGAACCCAATTCCTCGgcatttcttttcaaagcCACAAGGACAACATAGTCTTTAGATGTTAAGCCAACAGCTGCACTTCCTTGCTTAATTGCTTCCAATGCATACTCAACCTGGAATAAACGACCAGTAGGTGAGTATGTTACAGAATCGTTATCGTAGTTGTTTCTGAACATTTGGTTGACTTGGATGCTGTTGCAGATGTTTGATAGAATGGTTTTCGCCActacaaaaaaattgggtcaaatttcaacacGACATGAGCTACCAAATTATGGAGCACCACCAAATCATGCGTTCTGGGTTAGGTTTACGTCTGTTTGTAAACTATTGATATACTCCAAGCATGAAGTCTTAGTCACAAAAGTCAGAGTGGCAAGAGAACGTCAATCGAGTTTGATACGCAAAGATAACGCCTACGATACAGAAAGGGTCGGTCTTAGGTGAAAGGTTATTAGTGGTCTTGTACGACCACACACTTTTGTAAGCTCTATTTTAGAATGTTACAGCTTCATAGAACTCGAATAGCATaacatttcaaatgtaATAGGGCTTAGTAGTGTGGTAATTATTGCTCCGAAAAGAATAAACAACTAGAATTTTCGTCGCTACTACCTAAGCATTAAGGGGGAGTGGATATAAAAAGGacaacaacagaaaaaaCTACTCGTATCTCACCACCACTTTTGAATTCAGTATACATATTACAACTATACATTACAACAATGGTATCAGcagaatttgaagaaaaagtatGTTTAGGATCACATCAGCAAACCCAGATTGGATCAATTGTCCTGCAAGTATCAATTATACAATACTAACGCTTTTCTCTAGGCAAACACCGTGTCCAATTTGGCCAAAAGACctaatgatgatgaattgttgaagctcTACGGTCTCTACAAACAAGCTACTGTTGGTGACAACACTACAGACAAGCCAGGTAcctttgatttcaaaggCAAGTACAAATGGCAAAGTTGGAAAGACTTGGAAGGAACACCACAAGAAGAGGCAGAAAAGAAGTACATTGAATACGCAGTggaattgatcaacaagtACAACAATTAAGGTTTTACTGATCAGCAGATTAACTTAGTTAATGAAttagtttttgtttattaaaTTCGCTTTGGTTTATTTCTAACTCTATTAAAATCGGTCTTTTTTGCCTCCTCTCTCATAACCGCATCAATTCATCACGGACTAGTTCATAACACCCCAAAAATATCGCTCCACCGCAACTGATCCAGCACGTTCTTGGCACCACACCTTTCCAAAAACTGGACCAACCTTCTTCTCGGATCAACTGCGAGATCATGTGTCCAAATTTAACTTTGTCTGAACTCAACATAATTCTTGTCTTGATTACGTCCAATGGTGTGGTGAGCGCCGCAGCAACCCCTCCAGCCACCATCCCACAAACGGCTCCTTTCAATCCCATGGACACAGGTTTCAAATCGGTGTCACTGCTGGTTGACCATGTTTTGGACTTTAACCATTCATAAAGGGggaattgaatgattgtGAACGGAATCTCTCTCATTATTGTACTGTTCCAGCCACGATATAATCCTCTAATTACTCCCTTctgttgattgttgttcatTAAAATATGTTTGAAGTTGGACCAACTCGAGGTCAAGCCCATGTGACTAGCTTGTGTTCGTTGTTTGATAACTTCTGCTGGTACTCGTACTATGCAAGCCATGATTTCTCCTACCGATGCAGCAATCATATGACGATAGCTTGGCGAGGAGACGTGAGGTTGCAACTTTCGTTTTATTGTATCGTATGTGACAAAGAAAAGCGATGCCGATGGAGCTGATGCAATTACACACGATCCAAGTCCCCGATAAATACCTTTATAGCCTCCATTACGAAAAAATCCACCTTTTGCTTGTAATCTGGTTTTTATAGTGTCGATTGGAAAGAATGCGACATCGGTGGCAGTTCCAGCACAGGCACCGCTCTAGTTACATAGGTTagtatttgaattttggaaGCATTGACACAAGATCCTGTTTTTCAATAGCGAACATACTACTAGTGATACAAAGAAAGTTGGTTCGGGACCTTGCATATGTTAAAAGGGTAAGTGTAAAAAGGATTTTTCACTGGTGAGACTCGGAGATTGTATatgatgatatttttcaattaaaATAATTTTGCTTTGATATGTAGACTGACAACatgaataaattgatgCACAGAAATTCATCCATTTGAGTTGTAGAGATGAATGGACATTGGCACCAGTTGTGATGGTGATATACCGAGATGGTTCTCTCTATGCATTGCAGCATTGCGTGTTTGAGCGAATATCACAAAACAATTTAGTTGACttacatcttcaaaatgAGGTTTATCATGTTGGTCAACGCTGACCGAATTTTAGGACGAAGACACCTTGAAAATGAGCCTGATCTTAACTCCCCAGATATTGTCCTCTGGGGCATTCACATATTCAAATGGGTGTGGTAGCGTTGTGGTTAGctattgtcttttttttttttgaacaCTCACACACGCACAGACCTACCACTCCTCTCCCTCTTCTCAAAAAAATCACCCTTAAAAGAGACCTACTTTGCCTTTGCTTTTAGCTTTTAAAAGGAACCTGTAATCACAAGCTAAATACCATAATGTTGAAATCGTTACCAAGTTCATTGCGTTCAGTTGCAGCCAAGAGAATTGCCACTCAATCTTCAAGGTTGAGATCAGGCACTATGCTTAAATCATGCCCTAAAGCAATTACTACCATTACAACCAGATCATTCCATCAAACTTCGATTATGTTTAACCAAACCCCCGAGTCAGCCTTGAATGAAGTTGTAAAAGCAGAGAGTAAAATATCTGAAGCAATTCCTaatgaattggatcaaGTATACCAAGAGTTTTTAAATACCAGTGGATTTGAAGTTGTCTCTACTCCAGGCACTGCTAGTGTTGAATTGGTGAAGAAAGATGCTGATACGGGAAACATTTTACATGTTTACtttgacattgatgaagtcACCGACATTCCCACCGAAGACTTGGCAGCTTTGGAGTCAGGTGATTTAGAAGAAGAGGCAAACCAATTGGACCAATTGTTGTGTAATGTCAaaattcttgttgaaaacccatcaaacaattcaggtttgtttttgaatttgtttttaCAAAACACAGAGTCTTCTTttatgattgattttgtcaatgTTCAAGAAGATGTAAGATCTTTTATCAAGTCCATCAAGGAGGAAAACGAATTTATCGATAAATTTAAATACCAAGGTCCAAAATTTGCTGAGTTGGATGAAAGCTTACAAACcgaatttgaaaactaCTTGGTTGCCAAGGGCATTGACAATGAATTGGCCGATTTCATTGTGGCTTTCAGCGATTACAAGGAAGAAGGTGAATACAGAACTTGGCTCAATGctgtttccaaatttttaaaCTAATGTATCTCACATTGGACATGTATATAAGAGAATAAATTACCGATAATTTGAGAGCGACAATATCTAGTTTGGTTTGTAGACTTGATAGATGAAGTAGCTCCTTCACCATTGATATAATGAAGTATGCTAAACGTGGTTTCATTTTACAATACACAATACAGATCCAAGGTCcttgtttcaaatatgTTGAATCGTAATTAGAGGATTTGTGTTTGTGAATTGATTCATGCTAGAATATTCTTACCATTTCATAGCCAGAGGAATTGTGAAAGTTACAAAAATAGCAAGTCGAGAATAAAATcgatttgatatttttttttacaacGGGTAATTTTCGCAACTAAACACCTTCTTTACAACGCATACAATATATTATACTAATACAAGGTACTTTTCTTACTTATGATTATCAGTAGCACTGTTGAGGTGTATATTGGGGACCTTACTGTCCCGTTTCAGCCTATTCCCAGCATAGACTTAGGTGCATGATGCGAAGCACACCCAAAATGGCACACCAACGTTTGAAACCACTGAATAAGTGGAAAACCAATACTGAGTCCCACTAACAGAGGTCACCAGAGCCATAGAGACCCCTAAAAGTCCCCAAAGAATATTTAGGGTGCTTTGAGACAGC is a window encoding:
- a CDS encoding Emc4 protein (S. cerevisiae homolog EMC4 has role protein folding in endoplasmic reticulum and localizes to endoplasmic reticulum), translating into MAQSKREETKGSKTKGRDIANTIPPPPGFDSKPLEHTKQATKRDHKADLNELKSKKIYESAIGPAKSIPMNAFMSYMTGNSLQIIPVTMTMMLLWNPIKAIFNDLNPTFSKLKTEDNSSLIFFAKLGFIFFQLMNMSIGIYKLYTMGLIPHSEADWLAWLEAVPSLDVLHS
- a CDS encoding Tan1 protein (S. cerevisiae homolog TAN1 has RNA binding, has role in tRNA modification and localizes to cytoplasm, nucleus) translates to MSKRKSEHYSKGNGKKFKSGAKLLDPNTAGIYATCPRRKEKQCRQELMTVLSEKISEYFDLDEAKDDDKEGGKETNSLSIEEKIKQELSEIKEADENPKASYLQPIDIDIECVVFIKTRKPVDPVVLVQRYVQECYDSGVKTTRNTQKLTPISDSCSATGNPEEHLKDLSRRVLKKHFHEQDQGPVKFAIQVSKKNFDTLTSEAIIKAVAETVGRDHGHTVDLKDYDKLIIVECYKNNIGMSVVENYRKYSKFNLQQIYDKTSN
- a CDS encoding Pre5 alpha6 subunit of the 20S proteasome, translating into MFRNNYDNDSVTYSPTGRLFQVEYALEAIKQGSAAVGLTSKDYVVLVALKRNAEELGSYQKKIIKIDDHMGVALAGLAPDARVLSNFLRKQAMQCKMIFNRPIQTQKAALTIADKAQENTQSYGSRPYGVGLLIAGYDETGAHLLEFQPSGSVLEYFGAAIGARSQAARTYLERNLDDIRESDSIEKLIVHGLYALRDTLSQDVELTFKNTSVAVVGKEQPYTSYDDEDVQQWLDKLDSVTNDRNKTEGDDESRNEEEEGENAADEATQGGEESTQGDRMDTDE
- a CDS encoding Acb1 protein (protein similar to a region of acyl-coenzyme-A-binding protein) gives rise to the protein MVSAEFEEKANTVSNLAKRPNDDELLKLYGLYKQATVGDNTTDKPGTFDFKGKYKWQSWKDLEGTPQEEAEKKYIEYAVELINKYNN
- a CDS encoding Pet8 protein (S. cerevisiae homolog PET8 has S-adenosylmethionine transmembrane transporter activity, has role in S-adenosylmethionine transport and localizes mitochondrion) — encoded protein: MQGPEPTFFVSLVSGACAGTATDVAFFPIDTIKTRLQAKGGFFRNGGYKGIYRGLGSCVIASAPSASLFFVTYDTIKRKLQPHVSSPSYRHMIAASVGEIMACIVRVPAEVIKQRTQASHMGLTSSWSNFKHILMNNNQQKGVIRGLYRGWNSTIMREIPFTIIQFPLYEWLKSKTWSTSSDTDLKPVSMGLKGAVCGMVAGGVAAALTTPLDVIKTRIMLSSDKVKFGHMISQLIREEGWSSFWKGVVPRTCWISCGGAIFLGCYELVRDELMRL
- a CDS encoding Mam33 mitochondrial acidic matrix protein; the encoded protein is MLKSLPSSLRSVAAKRIATQSSRLRSGTMLKSCPKAITTITTRSFHQTSIMFNQTPESALNEVVKAESKISEAIPNELDQVYQEFLNTSGFEVVSTPGTASVELVKKDADTGNILHVYFDIDEVTDIPTEDLAALESGDLEEEANQLDQLLCNVKILVENPSNNSGLFLNLFLQNTESSFMIDFVNVQEDVRSFIKSIKEENEFIDKFKYQGPKFAELDESLQTEFENYLVAKGIDNELADFIVAFSDYKEEGEYRTWLNAVSKFLN